In the genome of Leptospira broomii serovar Hurstbridge str. 5399, the window AATGCGTTCTTTATCAATCGATAAAGCGAAAATTTTAAGAAATCGCTTCGACCGTATTCTTCGAATCTAAGAACGCTTAAGAAAAGATAATTTCTGATTTGATAATAGTAATTCCATTTTCGCACCTTCTTGGGAAAAGCTTCGTGCCAAGCTGCGATACCGTTTAAGGTAAGAACTTTCGACCCGTTCCGCAGAGAATACTCGACGTCGTCTCCCTTTAGAAAGAACGGAAGGGGTAGTCCTAATCTTTTAACCGATTTTACCGGTAGGCAGCAAAACCACCAGCCCGCATATAATCCTTCCTCTCCATTTTCGATCTCGTTTCGAATCAGATTTTCGGTGACTCTAAGATCGAGATTGCTTCCGTTGATTCGTGTCGATACGCCATTCCACGCCGCGTTTCTTTCATATTGAAGATACGGTATTTCTATATCGATTAGCCCACCTCCCACAAAATGCTCGGCGTAATCTTCTTTGAGCATTAATATAAATGAATAAACGATTTCCAAAGACGTGATGGAGAATTTAATATCGTCGTCTAAGAGAAGAATATGACTGAAGGAAAAATCAGAAAGGACCTCGATGATCCCTCGCGTGAATCCTCCGGCGCCGCCCAAATTCGGATTCGGAATTACGCGTATAAAATCCGGGACATTCTCATCGTTTAGTGTCCGTCCGTTGTCGACGACGTAAGTTTGAATGTTACCTTTTAGGATGGAGGACTTGTGATTGAATATTCCCGTCTTCAGGTTTTCTAGGTTCTTTTTTATAAAGTCTTCGCGTTTGAAAGTACAGAATACGATCGCGAGTCGTGCATTACTTTTAGTAGAGCCGGAATGATAGCCTGCGCCATATATTTCACAACCCGTTTCCGTTGAGATGATTTCAGGGAACAATATATCGCAGTCAATGTGGTTTAAATTAATCTTTCCGCTAAAATTTCCCTGGCATTCTTGTTCTAAAAGAACGTCATATTTTAGTCCCGCCTTCGTTAATTTCGCTCCGACAATTCGAGCGGAAAATTTTCCCTTTCCTTCAAAGCATATTTCTAGATCGGAGACGGTCGTGTATTTCTTCCATTTTCGTACCGAAAATGAATTGAAATAAGTGCAGAAGCTTACGTTGGCTCCTGGACTCAGTAATAAACGATCAAGTACAATCGATGTGAGACCTCTACTTTTTAGATAAAGTTCGGATTCTTCCGTTTTATCTTCGGGGCCGAATCGGATTTCGTACAATTGCATGAGTAAAATTAGATTCGATTAAAGTAGTATTTTTTCAAGGCTACTATGCCCCATACGCCAGTATAAAACGCGGCTGGAATCCAACCGAGCTTTTCCCGATTTTTCAGCATTCGGAAGTGGGGGAGAATTACGTTTTTCTTATTGGATGTCAGGGCTCCCTTTCTTACGCGGTAGCTGGCGAGTATTTTAGGGTTTCCGACGCTGTACGGGATCTTTTTAAGAATGTCCAGCCAAAGTGCATAATCGTCTCGAAGACTTTTTAAACTTACGTCGAAATACATTTTCCCTAGAGTTTCAGTGTCGTAGATCGCCGTTAAAAGACCTACGCGATTATATAGCAGATTCTGCCGATAGGTGATCGGCCCGCCGGTCGCCATATACGGCTTCAAAATCTCCCGATCGGATTCGTCTACGATCCGATAAGATGAAAAAGAAAAGGCCACTTTCTCATCCTGCATCAATTTGATTTGTTCGCTCAGGAATTCGGGGTCCCAAAGATCATCGGCATCCAAGAAAGCTATATAACGACCTCTGGCTGCCAGAATTCCTTGATTACGACTATCCGCAGATCCTGAATTTCTTTCCTTGAAAATGGATTTGATTCTGGAATCCTTCTTCGAATAGGTTTGCATAATCTCGCGACTGGAATCTTTGGACTGATCATCGACCAAAAGCAATTCCCAGGCTCCGTATTTCTGATTTAATACACTCTCTATGCTGGCTGCTATAAATTTCTCCGCGTTGTAAACGGGCATGATGATGGATACGAGTTGTGTCATTAGGATAGCTTCTGAATTGAAGTCATTTTTTTCCGCAGAGTTCGTCGGACTACAATTTTTTATGCCGACTAATTCGATGAAAGATTAAGATGGAGTTCCCGCACTAAAGATTGACAGAATACGAACTTGTTGTTGGAATTCCCGAACGTTCCTATTCCGTTTCCTCGATTAAAATCATATGACCCATACGTTCATAAAGCTCTTAGTTTCGATCCTTCTCTCCGCCGTCCCTCCTCTCTGTTCCTATTTCGGCTGGCTTCCGTATTCGGTCGGAGCCATGTTTTCCATATTGTTGCTCGCCGCGTGTTTTTGGATTTTCGAAGTGATTCCCGGACATGCGACTTCCCTGCTTGTCATTTTTTTAGAAATTCTGCTCTTCTCTAATCCGGGGAAATGGGAATTTTTGAATTTGCTTAAACCGATAAACGTTAAGGCCCTTGCGCCGAGCGTATTTCTTACTGCGATTGCCGACTCTGCCGTGATTCTCTTTTTGGGAAGTTTTGCATTAGCCAAGGGATGCGTAAAGGTCGGGGTTGATAGATGGCTGGCGAATAGAATTCTTCCTTTTTTCGGTAATTCTCCCCGTTTTGTTTTAATGGGTTTAATGCTAGTTACTGCAGGTATCTCTCTTTGGATGAGTAATACCGCAACCGCTTCCTTAATGATCG includes:
- a CDS encoding glycosyltransferase, translating into MQLYEIRFGPEDKTEESELYLKSRGLTSIVLDRLLLSPGANVSFCTYFNSFSVRKWKKYTTVSDLEICFEGKGKFSARIVGAKLTKAGLKYDVLLEQECQGNFSGKINLNHIDCDILFPEIISTETGCEIYGAGYHSGSTKSNARLAIVFCTFKREDFIKKNLENLKTGIFNHKSSILKGNIQTYVVDNGRTLNDENVPDFIRVIPNPNLGGAGGFTRGIIEVLSDFSFSHILLLDDDIKFSITSLEIVYSFILMLKEDYAEHFVGGGLIDIEIPYLQYERNAAWNGVSTRINGSNLDLRVTENLIRNEIENGEEGLYAGWWFCCLPVKSVKRLGLPLPFFLKGDDVEYSLRNGSKVLTLNGIAAWHEAFPKKVRKWNYYYQIRNYLFLSVLRFEEYGRSDFLKFSLYRLIKNAFSMNRLTLEYTLKALSDFQTGELPKSENAELLQKSVLALQPTQNSLITLVLKSLFLTFQIWKIFPAISAKIRKDAERYYKFPFWSEYLNLDNKKDSVIDLNH
- a CDS encoding glycosyltransferase family 2 protein; amino-acid sequence: MTQLVSIIMPVYNAEKFIAASIESVLNQKYGAWELLLVDDQSKDSSREIMQTYSKKDSRIKSIFKERNSGSADSRNQGILAARGRYIAFLDADDLWDPEFLSEQIKLMQDEKVAFSFSSYRIVDESDREILKPYMATGGPITYRQNLLYNRVGLLTAIYDTETLGKMYFDVSLKSLRDDYALWLDILKKIPYSVGNPKILASYRVRKGALTSNKKNVILPHFRMLKNREKLGWIPAAFYTGVWGIVALKKYYFNRI